The Candidatus Omnitrophota bacterium genome includes the window CTATTAGATGTCGCTGGAGTGGTTATATCGATATGGTCAGTTGCGATTCGATAACTTAGTAATGCTGATCAAAATAAGAATAGACGTTATTTGTATTTTTCTTTAAAATGGGTTCTGACTTTTTGATATAGGGACCCCAGTTTTTTTATGCCTATTCCGAATAAAATTAAAGTTAATTTTACAAGGGAGTAAAAACCTTTAGGTAAAATTTCTACAATCAAAATATATTTTCCCAAAAAAGCTTATTAGGTATATAATAGAAAATAATTAATTATGTCTAAGCTAAACCCACTAGTAATCGGAGATTTAACCATCAAGGTGCCAATTATCCAGGGCGGCATGGGGGTTAAAGTATCTACAGCACCCCTAGTTAGCGCAGTCGCTAATTGTCAGGCAGCTGGAACAATCGCCAGCGTCGGACTTGCATACGGCACTCCTGAAAATGAATCCGATTATTTAAATGCTTCGAAGGAAGCCTTAAGAAAAGAAATCCGCAAAAGCCGAGAGTTGACCTCTGGTGTTATTGGGGTAAATATAATGGTAGCTTTGACTAATTATCAGGATTTAGTTCAAGTTGCCGTAGAAGAAAAAGCTGACTTTATAGTTTCCGGAGCTGGCTTGCCTTTGAGGTTACCGGAGTTTACCAAAGGTTCTTCAATAAAATTGATTCCGATTGTTTCTTCAGCTAAAGCGACTAAATTAATAATAAAAACTTGGGTCCGTCGTTATCAACGTCTTCCCGATGCGATTGTGGTTGAAGGCCCGTTGGCTGGTGGTCATTTAGGATTTAGGTTTGAGGAGTTAAACGAAAATTCAGCAGATAGTCTAGAGAGTTTAGTTAGTGATGTTATAAGGGTAACCGAGGAATATGCGAAGGAATCCAATGTAACTATACCGGTTATTGCCGGCGGAGGCATATTTGACGGTAAAGATATTGCTAAGTTTATTAAATTGGGCGCAAAGGGAGTACAAATGGCGACCCGGTTTGTTGCTACTGAAGAATGCTCTGTTGCCGATGAGTTTAAGGAACTGTATCTTAAGGCTGAAGCCGAAGATATAGTCATTATTAAAAGCCCGGTTGGCTTGCCGGGAAGAGCGATTAAAACTTCGTTTATCGAAAAAATGGTCCGGGGAGAAAAACATCCGGTTAGTTGCCCTTATAAATGTTTAATAACTTGTGATCCAGCCACAGTACCTTATTGTATCGCTAAGGCTTTATGTAATGCTTCAATCGGCGATTTAGATAATGCTGTCGTGTTTACTGGCAGCAATGTTTCAAAAGTTAAAGCAATTGTGCCGGTAAAACAATTAATTGATGAGCTCGTTGATGAGGCAGCTAAAGAGTTAGCATCGGGTTAGGGGTAAAAAGAGTGGTTGTATTTAATTTTTTTAAAAAATTACTTAAGTCAAAAAAATCTAAAAAGAAAAGTCCTAGCAAAAAAGCCAAGAAGGTAACCGCTAAAAAGCCAGCTAAAAAAACTACTAAAAAATCGTCTCGGAAAGTTAAAAAAATAACTAAAGCTAAAAGCAAACCAGCTCGAAAGTTAAAGAAAAAGCTAACAAAAAAAGGTTCAAAGAAAAAGGTAAAAAAGGCCTCTGAGCCTAAATCAAAAAAGTCTTCTCATACATTTAAGAAGAAATCTCTCACTAAAGCTTTAAAAAAAATACTACCTAAGAGTAAGGGTGAAGAAGTTGGCGTTGTCACTCATTATTTTAATAAGCTTTCAGTGGGGATAATTAAATTGAAGAAGCCGCTTAAGGTTGGCGATAAGATTCATATAAAAGGCGCCCATGATGATTTCACTCAAGGTATTAAATCAATGCAGCATGACCACAAGGATATTTCTTTAGCCAAAAAAGGCTTAGAAATTGGGATTAAAGTTTCTCGACCGGTTCATGAGAATGATAAAGTTTATAAATTATAAGTATTTATTTGTCCGAATTTTAAAATTAAGTTTTAGTTTAGTTTTTAGTTTTATTTTTTTGTTGATTAGCCTAAATTTTGTCCAAGCCGAAATAGTTTCAAAAAAGACTAAAGGGTTTGAATATTACCTTTTAGTTCCTCCTGATTATAATTCTTCTAAATCTTGGCCGTTAATCATTGCTTTCCATCCTTCAACCGGACGCGGAAGCTCAATGCTTGATCGTTTTACTGAATCAGCAGAGAAAAAAGGTTATATTGTTGCTGGACCGAATTCAGCCAATAGTGCTTATTGGTATTTTTCAGAAAGTAAAGATGTATTCAGGATGATTGATGAGATTAAACGAGACTATTCGATTGATAATAGCCGGATATATCTTACTGGATTTTCAGCCGGTGCGATCATGACTTATTATTTAGGTCTAAAATTCCCCGAAAAATTTAGGGCGATTGCGCCTTTTTCCGGTCGTTTAAGGAATATGGAGCAAGAAGGATTTATTCGTTTAAGTAGAGATAAAAAACAGCAGCTTCCGGTTTTTATTCTTCATGGCAAAACCGACAATATTCTTAATATAAGCGAAGCCGTATACGCAAAAGAGAGGCTTGCTAGTTTTGGCTATGATGTTAAGCTGCGTGAGCTTAGTGGCTTAGGCCATGAGTATCCTGCCTATATAAATTGGATTATCATAAATTGGTTTGAGAAGTTAAAGTAAAGGGAAGAGTTAGCTTACGAGGCTAAGAATGGAATCAATAGTCAAAGCTTTAAAGAATCCTTTGGTTGGTTTAACCCTGATTTACTTTGTTCTGGTGGTTCTCGGTGTTTCTTTTGGTGATCGAGGCTGGTATGAGCCGGACGGAGTAGCGACTTTGGCTGGTTCGCTTAACCTTTTAGAAGCTAAGCAGGGAGGGTTTTATCTTTATAATTATTACTATCAGCCGTTAAGCTATGAATTAAATCATTCTATTTTTCGAATCTTTGGTAACCCCTACTTGTTATATCTCTTGCCGGCATTGTTTGGGGCAGTTGGCGTCTGTTGTTTAGCCGGAGCGATTTTTCTGTTTTCTAAGCGGCGAATAAATATATTTTTTAGTTTTTGTTTTTTGTTATTTTTTCCGGAAATTTTTTTTCGACTGCTTTACCCGAATTCTAGCGTATTTGCAATGGTTCTTTTTTCATTTTGTCTTTTGCTTTTGTTTCAGGAAGGTCCAAAGAGTAAGATTTATTTTTTAATTGGTATGATTTCAAGCTTAGCGTGTCTTTTTCGTTTTGATTTTATACTTGGGCTTCCTATTTTAGCCTACCTCATTTTTCTAGCGAGTGGGAAAAGACAACCTTTGCTTTATTATTTTATCGGTAGTGTTTCGGTATTTTGTTTAGCTTATTTTTTAAATATTTTTAACCCTTTAGCAATATTAAGGGGCTATAGCTTTCATTTAGCATTAAGTCAATCGTTGAATTGGGGTAGTTTTGATTCTTGGGGGGTATTTTTTAGCATAACCAATATATTAGTTTGGGTTGCTCTGTTGGCCTATAGTCTTATTTACCTGAAGAGTTCTTTTGTCAAGAAAAGCTGGAAGTCTTTTTTTATCTTAATGCCTGGTCTTATTCTAATTTTTCCGCTTTTTAGCCGCCTTACTGCAGCACATCATTTGCTTGTTGCTATATGCTTTGGGCCGTTTGTTTTGCTTAAGGCGGTCAGTGGTTTTAGTGCCAGTCGTTTGGCCCAGAGATTTAAATTAGATTTTTCGAAAGTCATTCCGATAGTGGTTATTTTTAGTCTTTTAATGCAATTTTTATCATTTGAAATTAAAACTAAATTTCCTTACTTTAAAATTGCCAGTGCTCCAACTTATGCAGTTACTCATGATGGGCCAAGAGTTTTTGGGGCTTATTTAAAAGGGTATCTTCAAACAGCTAAGGCTAGCAAAACAGCCTATTATAGGAATGCTTTAACTTTGTCTCAGGGTATAGCTAAGGTAATTTCCGGTTCAGAGTCAGATTATCTTATTGTTGGTACAAGGAAAATGATTCCTGAGAACTATTTGCTGGCAATTAATACTTATGCCTTGGTATTCTTTTTACAGATGGCCGGATATGAGTTAAGAATAGATGAAGATACAATGTTTTTAAGGGGGCCAAATAACAAGGTTACTATCGAAAGTTTTGATTTTGTAAGATATCAGAATTTTGATCCTAAAAAATCGCCGAAATCCCTTAAAGTTATAAAGATACCTATTGTCTTTGGACATCCGAAGCTGCGGTCGGCAGCTTCCCAGCAATTCTGGCGAGAGATTATTTTATCATCCCAAAAATAGAAATTTCTGGTATAATTAATACCTAAAAAGGGGGGGGCTATGCATGAAGAGACTAAAGAAATTACTAGTTTAATAAGTAAAGCCGCTAGATTAGCTCGTCAAGAAAGTAGTCACGAGCCAGAGCCAGGTCTGACCAAACCAATTGAGTGGCCGGTTAACTGTTTAGTCGGCCCGGGCTTAGAGGGGGCTATAGCTTGCGAGAGTAAGATCGGCTACGTTAATGGCTCAAAGGGTTGGTTAATCTATAGAGGTTATGATATTTTTGATCTTTGCGCTCATTCTAATTTTGAAGAAGTATCTTACCTGCTCCTTTATGGACATCTTCCTTCAGTAACTCAATTTAATGGCTTTAAAGATAAGCTAATTAAATATCGTAATATTCCTTCGACAATTCGTCTAATAGTTAATTTTCCGGTTGAGGAGATGAATGCTATGGCTGCACTTCGTTTTGGTGTTAACTTAATGCGCCAAGAGTGTACCTCGGTCGATAGAGATAGTTACAAGACCGACGCTACGATAATTAGCGCTGATGAAGACTCTATTGCCATGGAGACTCGTCCAAAAGGCGAAAAACATGCTATCTATGAATTTGAGAGAATTGTTCGTAAAAAGGCTAAAGATGTTAGTGACGGATTGCATCCGGCAGCTGGCTATGAGTCAAGTTGGCATTTAATTTCGGGAGTAGTTTCGGTGGCCGGAGCCATTGCTCGTCTAAGACAAGGTAATCTGCCGATAGATCCCGATCTTAATTTGAGTCACGCGGCAAATCTTATTTATATGATAACTGGAAACCGCCCTAATAAAATTGAGGAGCGGATCATGGATACAGTGCTTATTTTGCATGCTGACCACGGTATTAATGCCAGTACCTTTGCTACTCTGGTTGTTTGCTCAACTCTTTCTGATATGTACTTTGCTGTTGGTTCCGGGATTGCTGCTTTGAATGGTCCTTTGCATGGTGGGGCTAATGAGCAAGTGTTGCATATGCTTAAAGAAATAGGGGGCCCCAAAAATGTAAGTAGTTGGTATGCTAAGGCTCGGTCTAAAAAGAAAAAAATTATGGGCTTTGGGCACAGAGTCTATAAAGCTTATGATCCGCGAGCACGGATTTTAGGTCCTTTGG containing:
- a CDS encoding nitronate monooxygenase family protein — protein: MSKLNPLVIGDLTIKVPIIQGGMGVKVSTAPLVSAVANCQAAGTIASVGLAYGTPENESDYLNASKEALRKEIRKSRELTSGVIGVNIMVALTNYQDLVQVAVEEKADFIVSGAGLPLRLPEFTKGSSIKLIPIVSSAKATKLIIKTWVRRYQRLPDAIVVEGPLAGGHLGFRFEELNENSADSLESLVSDVIRVTEEYAKESNVTIPVIAGGGIFDGKDIAKFIKLGAKGVQMATRFVATEECSVADEFKELYLKAEAEDIVIIKSPVGLPGRAIKTSFIEKMVRGEKHPVSCPYKCLITCDPATVPYCIAKALCNASIGDLDNAVVFTGSNVSKVKAIVPVKQLIDELVDEAAKELASG
- a CDS encoding translation elongation factor-like protein, which codes for MLPKSKGEEVGVVTHYFNKLSVGIIKLKKPLKVGDKIHIKGAHDDFTQGIKSMQHDHKDISLAKKGLEIGIKVSRPVHENDKVYKL
- a CDS encoding dienelactone hydrolase family protein — encoded protein: MIKFINYKYLFVRILKLSFSLVFSFIFLLISLNFVQAEIVSKKTKGFEYYLLVPPDYNSSKSWPLIIAFHPSTGRGSSMLDRFTESAEKKGYIVAGPNSANSAYWYFSESKDVFRMIDEIKRDYSIDNSRIYLTGFSAGAIMTYYLGLKFPEKFRAIAPFSGRLRNMEQEGFIRLSRDKKQQLPVFILHGKTDNILNISEAVYAKERLASFGYDVKLRELSGLGHEYPAYINWIIINWFEKLK
- a CDS encoding citrate synthase/methylcitrate synthase, with the translated sequence MHEETKEITSLISKAARLARQESSHEPEPGLTKPIEWPVNCLVGPGLEGAIACESKIGYVNGSKGWLIYRGYDIFDLCAHSNFEEVSYLLLYGHLPSVTQFNGFKDKLIKYRNIPSTIRLIVNFPVEEMNAMAALRFGVNLMRQECTSVDRDSYKTDATIISADEDSIAMETRPKGEKHAIYEFERIVRKKAKDVSDGLHPAAGYESSWHLISGVVSVAGAIARLRQGNLPIDPDLNLSHAANLIYMITGNRPNKIEERIMDTVLILHADHGINASTFATLVVCSTLSDMYFAVGSGIAALNGPLHGGANEQVLHMLKEIGGPKNVSSWYAKARSKKKKIMGFGHRVYKAYDPRARILGPLAEYLVNTKGDSDMKKLLATAQSLEKEVITTLGVEKKIFPNVDFYSGIVYSCLGIPVDLFTSIFAVSRVVGWTARAMEYLENNRIFRPRAMYTGPFNKKYRSLDQRSGKAGKSKVKKK